A genomic segment from Bacteroidia bacterium encodes:
- a CDS encoding DUF2480 family protein, whose amino-acid sequence MNELNDLQVSGEIVNRVANSNLQVFNLEDLYDPHERVVLDIKDQLYMGMILREKDFREFIKNHDFTQYKDKNVAITCSADAIVPTWAYMLLAAKLEGIAHYFVFGTLDDLERALYQKALSEVDWEKYANQKVVVKGCSKVKVPVYAYVEATRRLRAVAEKIMYGEPCSTVPIFKK is encoded by the coding sequence ATGAACGAACTAAATGACCTACAAGTTTCAGGAGAAATTGTAAACAGAGTAGCCAATAGCAACCTACAAGTATTTAATCTTGAAGACCTCTACGATCCTCATGAGCGAGTTGTGTTAGACATAAAAGACCAGCTCTATATGGGCATGATACTTAGAGAAAAAGATTTCAGAGAGTTTATCAAAAACCATGACTTCACACAATACAAAGACAAAAATGTAGCTATCACTTGCAGTGCGGATGCTATCGTGCCCACATGGGCTTACATGCTTTTAGCAGCTAAATTAGAAGGTATAGCACACTATTTTGTGTTTGGTACTTTGGACGATCTAGAAAGAGCATTGTACCAAAAAGCGCTTTCTGAAGTAGATTGGGAGAAATATGCTAATCAAAAAGTGGTAGTCAAAGGATGCTCTAAGGTCAAAGTACCTGTGTATGCTTACGTAGAAGCCACCCGCAGGCTACGCGCCGTTGCAGAAAAAATAATGTACGGTGAACCCTGTTCCACCGTACCCATTTTCAAAAAATAA